The Thermomicrobiales bacterium genome contains a region encoding:
- a CDS encoding aminotransferase class V-fold PLP-dependent enzyme produces the protein MAIYDDLGIRRVINADARLTRLGGSLMPDAVRRAMDDAARSYVDLDELHDAVGQRLAELTGNEAACVTTGAAAGLTLATLACMTGNDQNVIARLPDRSGLRSSIIYQRPHRIGYLAAVALSGARLIEIGVEPDVHPAELEAAIDEETAAVLFVAGSHLSEGALPLEEVVETAHARGVPVIVDAAAQLPPASNFWHFSRDLGADLVIFSGGKDLRGPQASGLVVGRPDLIQAIRRHGSPNPRLARGMKVGKEERAGLLAAVTSYLVLDHEARVAGFEADVASWIATLADVPGIIVEREFPNEAGQPMPRCRVTFTGPEDAARRDAVVAMLWDGDPRVAVKAVGVNAISFTPDTLEPGESAVVGDRVRLACYATLAN, from the coding sequence GTGGCGATCTACGACGACCTGGGGATCCGGCGGGTGATCAATGCCGACGCGCGGTTGACGCGACTCGGTGGGTCGCTGATGCCGGACGCCGTGCGTCGCGCGATGGATGACGCGGCGCGCAGCTATGTCGATCTTGACGAGCTTCACGACGCAGTTGGCCAGCGGCTGGCCGAGCTGACCGGCAACGAAGCTGCCTGTGTCACGACCGGCGCTGCGGCCGGCCTGACGCTGGCGACCCTCGCTTGCATGACTGGCAACGACCAGAACGTTATCGCGCGTCTGCCGGATCGTTCGGGCCTGCGCTCCTCGATCATCTATCAGCGCCCTCATCGGATCGGCTATCTCGCGGCGGTCGCGCTGTCTGGCGCGCGCTTGATCGAGATCGGCGTCGAGCCCGACGTGCATCCGGCTGAGCTGGAGGCCGCGATCGATGAGGAGACGGCCGCCGTCCTGTTTGTGGCCGGGTCGCACCTCAGCGAGGGGGCTCTGCCGCTGGAGGAGGTCGTCGAGACCGCCCACGCGCGTGGCGTGCCGGTGATCGTCGATGCCGCTGCGCAGCTGCCGCCGGCCTCGAACTTCTGGCACTTCAGCCGCGACCTCGGCGCGGACCTGGTCATCTTCAGTGGTGGCAAGGACCTGCGCGGCCCGCAGGCGAGCGGGCTCGTCGTTGGTCGCCCCGACCTCATCCAGGCGATCCGGCGTCATGGGTCGCCGAACCCACGGCTGGCGCGCGGCATGAAGGTCGGCAAGGAGGAGAGGGCCGGGCTCCTCGCCGCCGTCACCAGCTATCTCGTGCTCGATCATGAGGCGCGCGTCGCCGGTTTCGAGGCTGACGTCGCGAGTTGGATCGCGACGCTCGCGGACGTGCCGGGCATCATCGTCGAGCGCGAGTTTCCCAACGAGGCTGGTCAGCCGATGCCACGCTGCCGGGTGACATTCACCGGCCCGGAGGACGCTGCACGGCGCGATGCGGTCGTCGCAATGCTCTGGGATGGCGACCCGCGTGTGGCGGTCAAGGCGGTCGGTGTCAACGCCATCTCGTTCACGCCAGATACCCTCGAACCGGGCGAATCTGCCGTCGTTGGCGATCGCGTGCGACTTGCGTGCTACGCAACTCTTGCTAACTAG